TATAGTTCTCTTTACACAACTCCAAAGCATGTGGTTCCTTATCTATTGCCACTACTTTTTTACAATTCTCTTTTAAAGCAGCCATTGAAAATCCACCACTACTTGAGAAAACATCTAAAAATCTAGTCTCTTTATTTAAATATTTTCTAATGAATTTTCTAGAATCTCTCTGGTCTAAGAAAAATCCTGTTTTTTGTCCATCAATTATATCTATTCCATACTTAAGACCATTATCTTCCATAACAACTCTTTCTGGAATCTCTCCAAATATAATTCCTGTTTTTTGCTCTACTCCCTCATGTGTTCTATTTTCTACATCACTTCTCTCATAGATCCCTTTTGGTTTCATCACTTTTTTTATTGCGTTTATTATCTCTTGTCTAAATTTTTCAACACCAGAGTTTCTAAATTGAACTGCCACGTATTTATCAAATTTATCTATTATCAGACCTGGTATTCCATCTCCTTCAGAGAAAAAAGCTCTTACACAGTTTGTCTCCCCATACAGATGCTCCCTCTTTTTATAAGCAGTTCTTATCTTATTTAGTATAAAATCTTTATCTATCTTTTCATCTTTTGTTGTCAATACTCTCACATATGCAGATGTTGAATCTGTTACATAACCTCTTCCTACAAAAGTCATATCTTCAGTGCATACATCAACTATATCTCCGTTTTCTATCTTTCCAATACTACTTTTTACCTCATCTTTAAACACATTTGGATAAAAATTCTGTATCTTCTTCTCTTTTCCCTTTTCTAAAATTATCTTCGCCATTATCTCTCCTTATCTAGTTATTAAATATGGTTTACCATTCTCTTTATACACTCTATATACTCTTCTTCCTATTCCAGTCAATATATCCCAAGAGCATTTGTGTTCCACATTTATCTCTTCGATTATATCATCTCTTACTACTATTACCTCTGTCCCCAATTTCACTTTATCTTTTATACTTTCAGGTATTTTCACCATACTCATATCCATACATATCTCTCCAATTAATGGACACTTTTCTCCCTCTATAATAACATAGCTCTTATTTGAGAACTCTTTTTTTATTCCATCTGCATATCCCATTCCAATAGTTGCAAATGTCTCTCCCTTATTCAATGTGTATTTTCTACCATAAGATATAAATGAATCCTCTTCAACTGTTCTCAATGATAGAATCTTAGTTTTGACAGTAAATACTCTCTTCAAGTCTAAAACTCTATAATTAGCTATCATTCCATACATACTTATTCCATCTCTTACAAGGTTTCCAGCATATTGCTCATTGAATCTCAATATTCCACCACTATTCAAAATATGTAGATATTTAACTCTATCTTCATATCTCTTAAACACACCAAATTTCTCAATTTGAGCTCTTGTATAGCTATCGGCGTCCCCATTAAATCCATCAGCATCAGAAAGATGTGAATAGATACCCATTATATTTAAGTTATTTTTTAAACAGTACTCAACAACTTCAATCCCTTCATCTACTAAAAAACCTAATCTTCCCATTCCTGTATCAATTTTTATATGGATACCAACATTTAGATTATGTTTTTTTATAAACTCTATCTGTTCCCAGTTTCCAACAGTTATCTGGATATCATTTTCAGTAGCAACTAAAATCTCATCTTCCAAAACCACTCCTAAAATTAAGATCTCATCCTTTATTCCAGCTTCTCTCAATTCTAGAGCCTCTTCCAAACAAGCTACTGCA
This region of Fusobacterium sp. SYSU M8D902 genomic DNA includes:
- the alr gene encoding alanine racemase codes for the protein MRAWLEIEMDNLLFNINKIRERVYPKEIMAVVKANSYGFGAKEVVKYLSKNGVKIFAVACLEEALELREAGIKDEILILGVVLEDEILVATENDIQITVGNWEQIEFIKKHNLNVGIHIKIDTGMGRLGFLVDEGIEVVEYCLKNNLNIMGIYSHLSDADGFNGDADSYTRAQIEKFGVFKRYEDRVKYLHILNSGGILRFNEQYAGNLVRDGISMYGMIANYRVLDLKRVFTVKTKILSLRTVEEDSFISYGRKYTLNKGETFATIGMGYADGIKKEFSNKSYVIIEGEKCPLIGEICMDMSMVKIPESIKDKVKLGTEVIVVRDDIIEEINVEHKCSWDILTGIGRRVYRVYKENGKPYLITR
- a CDS encoding class I SAM-dependent rRNA methyltransferase, which translates into the protein MAKIILEKGKEKKIQNFYPNVFKDEVKSSIGKIENGDIVDVCTEDMTFVGRGYVTDSTSAYVRVLTTKDEKIDKDFILNKIRTAYKKREHLYGETNCVRAFFSEGDGIPGLIIDKFDKYVAVQFRNSGVEKFRQEIINAIKKVMKPKGIYERSDVENRTHEGVEQKTGIIFGEIPERVVMEDNGLKYGIDIIDGQKTGFFLDQRDSRKFIRKYLNKETRFLDVFSSSGGFSMAALKENCKKVVAIDKEPHALELCKENYNLNEFQGNFTTMEGDAFLLLKTLVGRGEKYDVITLDPPSLIKRKADIHRGRDFFFDLCDDSFKLLEDGGILGVITCAYHISLQDLLEVTRMAASKNGKLLQVIGINYQPEDHPWILHVPETLYLKALWVRIINN